One genomic region from Drosophila subpulchrella strain 33 F10 #4 breed RU33 chromosome 2R, RU_Dsub_v1.1 Primary Assembly, whole genome shotgun sequence encodes:
- the LOC119551234 gene encoding uncharacterized protein LOC119551234: protein MSSVQAFRAFPWLVLLPCCVFLRWCEAAPQIQDEVLQQLKELNLTQAKLIAANSTVKCTLTPNLCDWQLHLYEGHRFSVPLVQTVESTPTKAPSNAGQEIFEVTHQDSGSQLFIVAEIEPKSRREWRRRGKLRRRATFNHLSKQKFVLLVVQ, encoded by the coding sequence ATGAGCTCCGTCCAAGCCTTTCGAGCATTCCCGTGGCTTGTTTTGCTCCCGTGCTGCGTTTTTCTACGATGGTGTGAAGCTGCCCCACAGATCCAAGATGAGGTACTGCAGCAACTTAAGGAACTGAATTTAACCCAGGCGAAGCTTATTGCGGCTAACTCCACTGTTAAGTGCACCCTGACCCCGAATCTTTGCGACTGGCAACTGCATCTATACGAGGGCCACCGATTCAGTGTTCCACTTGTCCAGACTGTGGAAAGTACACCCACCAAAGCACCCTCGAATGCCGGTCAAGAAATCTTTGAGGTGACCCACCAAGACAGTGGGTCGCAGCTGTTCATTGTGGCCGAGATTGAGCCCAAGTCGAGACGGGAATGGCGAAGAAGAGGAAAACTGCGGCGTCGAGCTACTTTTAATCACTTGAGTAAACAGAAATTTGTCTTGCTGGTCGTTCAATAA
- the LOC119551997 gene encoding uncharacterized protein LOC119551997, whose protein sequence is MKLPLLLLLIQSCALVARATPARHWRRAPTHGVFNVDVYAYNKPRMNLAGRLAMESRSSQDVPPMGHLLQQISHHSRRSTEERSHYRNLDQEVEVLPMAGRLNQTIEDPAINMQLMPLQMNSALHAQENLYSNEFHVQSIGAKKIVQLNTLTTDHERKPVAQEVMTPEEQNEQQEPLKVKLTLPELPENNAAATEAVPGQDKIEKDGEALASNAPVTDAAGDGAALTSVKKTMAPSETIIDMATTGMQQLVSRPTAENAGDTSTKAHSAKRKKDETRVRPPRPKTRRKQTPTGAKASNETDTKMTANRVVTTPGPNPILGPSPAPLDAKQPAKELETQSPEISTHRPLTTTSKSKGKGKGKGKDKRRQDSQRRPANAGVMEEEIETTTNWWQILPYAEIRKFLNTIYDTIADDVDDERATDDV, encoded by the exons ATGAAGCTGccactgctgctgttgctaaTCCAGTCTTGTGCCCTGGTGGCCAGAG CCACTCCTGCCCGACACTGGCGTCGTGCCCCCACCCATGGGGTCTTCAATGTTGATGTCTATGCTTATAACAAGCCCAGGATGAATCTCGCTGGTCGCCTGGCTATGGAGAGTCGATCGAGTCAGGATGTTCCCCCCATGGGTCACCTGCTGCAGCAGATCTCCCATCACAGTCGGCGATCCACGGAGGAGAGGTCCCACTACAGGAACCTCGACCAGGAGGTAGAGGTCCTGCCAATGGCAGGCAGGCTGAACCAAACAATTGAGGACCCGGCCATAAACATGCAATTAATGCCGCTGCAAATGAACTCGGCTCTGCACGCACAGGAGAATTTATACTCGAACGAGTTCCATGTGCAGAGTATCGGGGCCAAGAAGATAGTgcaattgaataccctgaCCACCGACCATGAACGTAAACCAGTCGCCCAAGAAGTTATGACCCCGGAGGAGCAGAATGAGCAGCAGGAGCCGCTGAAGGTAAAGCTGACACTGCCAGAGCTGCCCGAGAACAATGCTGCAGCAACAGAAGCCGTGCCTGGACAGGATAAAATCGAAAAAGATGGCGAAGCCTTGGCCTCAAACGCCCCGGTGACAGATGCCGCGGGGGATGGGGCAGCCTTGACAAGTGTGAAGAAAACTATGGCCCCGAGTGAGACAATTATCGATATGGCAACGACAGGAATGCAGCAGCTTGTCAGTCGGCCGACAGCGGAGAATGCCGGTGACACGAGCACAAAGGCTCACTCCGCCAAGAGGAAGAAGGACGAAACCAGAGTCCGACCGCCTCGTCCCAAGACCAGGCGAAAGCAAACGCCAACAGGAGCAAAAGCGTCTAATGAAACTGATACAAAGATGACAGCGAATCGGGTTGTGACCACCCCTGGACCAAACCCCATCCTGGGACCAAGTCCTGCTCCACTGGATGCGAAGCAGCCGGCGAAGGAATTGGAAACACAATCACCGGAAATCAGCACGCATCGTCCTTTAACAACGACGAGCAAgagcaaaggcaaaggcaaggGTAAGGGCAAGGATAAACGTCGCCAGGACTCCCAGAGACGTCCTGCCAACGCGGGAGTAATGGAGGAGGAAATTGAAACTACGACAAATTGGTGGCAGATTCTCCCGTATGCGGAAATTAGAAAATTTTTGAATACGATTTACGATACCATCGCCGACGATGTCGACGACGAACGTGCCACGGATGATGTGTGA
- the LOC119551907 gene encoding homeobox protein vnd — MKFLPVLAVIVLCAAAVQAGTGRPQLVRLHQVTREEYNELLRLTQGKEEVSEARLLSSSIAGIKGLASGLAAGNFIPAIFNSGSKDQPKKGRPLCVISSNDFDQYHDEERRLGRVVSIEFEPSSGSSSGSSSGSGSGHGSGSGHGSGSGHGSGSGHGSGSSDEDEDVSTVNCILIVNGTDTYTKPKPKPKPDHEHGHGSGSGHGYGHGSKPSPFYPPPPPYYPPYYSYPPYYPPYPYPPPPPPPPPKHHHFSGDKRSFDDEEEDASRLIEAYKGLYYLPGGYPLRIGKYSKVSQETSAYQPASYPKQEYANTYPKVVRNYGLTHPAPVYVRSPQFEQEH, encoded by the exons ATGAAGTTCTTACCAGTTCTGGCAGTGATCGTGCTCTGCGCAGCGGCAGTCCAGGCTG GCACTGGTCGTCCTCAGTTGGTGCGTCTGCACCAGGTTACCCGGGAGGAGTACAACGAGCTCCTCCGGCTCACCCAGGGCAAGGAGGAGGTTTCCGAGGCCCGTCTTCTCAGCAGCTCCATTGCCGGCATCAAGGGTTTGGCTTCCGGCCTCGCTGCTGGTAATTTTATTCCAGCTATCTTCAATTCCGGCTCCAAGGATCAGCCCAAGAAGGGACGCCCCCTGTGCGTGATCTCCAGCAATGATTTCGATCAGTATCATGATGAGGAAAGGCGCTTGGGACGTGTGGTGAGCATCGAATTCGAGCCAAGTAGCGGCTCCAGCTCGGGATCCTCGTCGGGCAGTGGAAGTGGTCACGGAAGTGGAAGTGGTCATGGAAGTGGAAGTGGTCACGGAAGTGGAAGTGGCCATGGAAGTGGAAG TAGCGATGAGGACGAAGATGTGTCCACTGTGAACTGCATCCTGATTGTTAATGGCACAGACACGTATACTAAACCTAAGCCCAAGCCCAAACCAGATCACGAACACGGACATGGAAGTG GTAGTGGACATGGATACGGACACGGATCCAAGCCATCACCTTTCTACCCACCCCCTCCCCCGTACTATCCTCCTTACTACAGCTACCCACCCTACTATCCTCCCTACCCCTACCCACCACctcctccaccaccaccaccaaagCACCACCATTTCAGCGGAGATAAGCGATCGTTCGatgacgaggaggaggacgcGAGTCGCCTGATCGAAGCCTACAAGGGATTGTACTACCTGCCCGGGGGATACCCTCTGAGGATCGGAAAGTACTCGAAGGTCAGCCAAGAGACCTCCGCCTATCAGCCAGCCAGCTATCCCAAGCAGGAGTATGCAAACACCTATCCCAAGGTGGTTCGCAACTATGGACTGACCCATCCCGCTCCCGTCTACGTGCGATCGCCACAATTCGAGCAGGAACATTAG
- the LOC119551933 gene encoding wiskott-Aldrich syndrome protein family member 2, which yields MLQLSLALLLFLALFASLEAAPSPSSGLKQEKLVRVYEINEAQYKRILQLTNGRNVISEARLINGGISTVGETLNSGWNSLLRIVGLTTVRKADEAEKVDFEGQPLCVIKTREGESRGEEVISARSSGSADEAEEEDSTIHCIVVLKKDSDFELPTQDPHPNFVQYWNKPQTPTPVEESPVQNKPEEVSEEEVAIEETTPAPLKKKKINKSTYPKEAGLEEESDKSRQYPYPPVPPQYGAAYPPPPPPYGGYPYPTYPNPQPYPNPQPYPIPQLYPNPQAFGPQLPIGPSPYGQSPYGQYPQPIYNPQPPIGPYPQPIYGSNGNPHLDLQAHLAQGNAIEDKEKAEADDDLESDEDSYESEDEDDYRYKKRYYSQKPLYLQETYNN from the exons ATGTTGCAGCTGTCACTAGCCCTGCTGCTATTTCTGGCTCTTTTCGCTAGCCTAGAAGCAG CACCTTCCCCATCATCTGGATTAAAACAAGAGAAACTTGTGCGGGTATATGAAATCAATGAGGCACAGTACAAGCGGATTTTGCAACTGACCAATGGCAGGAATGTAATATCGGAGGCTCGGTTGATCAACGGAGGCATCTCCACCGTAGGCGAGACTTTGAATTCCGGTTGGAACTCTCTTCTACGGATCGTGGGTCTGACCACCGTCAGAAAGGCTGATGAGGCCGAGAAGGTGGACTTTGAAGGTCAGCCCTTATGTGTGATCAAGACACGAGAGGGCGAGAGTAGGGGCGAGGAAGTGATCTCAGCACGAAGCTCGGGATCAGCCGACGAGGCCGAAGAAGAGGATTCCACTATCCACTGCATAGTGGTGCTCAAGAAGGACAGCGACTTTGAGCTGCCCACCCAGGATCCTCATCCAAACTTCGTCCAGTACTGGAATAAACCACAGACCCCTACTCCTGTAGAGGAATCCCCTGTTCAAAATAAGCCTGAAGAAGTGTCTGAGGAGGAAGTGGCCATTGAGGAGACCACTCCAGCTcctttaaaaaagaagaagatCAACAAGAGCACTTATCCAAAGGAAGCCGGTTTGGAGGAGGAATCGGATAAATCCCGACAGTATCCTTACCCACCAGTGCCGCCACAGTATGGAGCTGCCTATCCACCTCCACCCCCTCCTTATGGAGGCTATCCCTACCCTACCTATCCCAATCCCCAGCCTTATCCCAACCCGCAGCCTTATCCCATTCCTCAGCTTTATCCGAACCCTCAGGCATTTGGTCCTCAACTTCCCATCGGACCTTCACCCTATGGACAGTCACCTTATGGACA ATACCCGCAGCCCATCTATAACCCCCAACCGCCCATTGGTCCCTATCCTCAACCTATTTATGGATCTAATGGAAATCCACACTTGGATCTTCAGGCCCATTTGGCCCAGGGAAATGCAATCGAGGATAAAGAGAAGGCCGAGGCTGATGACGACCTGGAATCAGATGAAGACTCCTACGAGTCCGAAGATGAAGATGACTATCGCTATAAGAAACGTTATTACTCCCAAAAGCCTTTGTACCTTCAAGAAACGTATAATAACTAA